The DNA sequence GTCCCCGTCAGTATAGGGGGATGGGATTGGAAGTCAGGACGTTTCCCCTCGGGGTACTCGTGGGCGAGGCTCTAGTGGTGGCTGACCTGCACCTAGGGTACGAGGATGCCCTCAGGGAGAGGGGGGTTGAGCTACCTTACGAGCAGTACGGCTGGGTGAAGAGGGAGATAGTGAGTTACGTGGAGGAACTGGGCCCGGAGATCGTGGTGTTGAACGGGGACGTGAAGCACGAGCTCAGCGGAGCTCTGAGCCAGGAGTGGAGGGAGGTTCTCGACCTCATAAGCACTCTTAAAGGCTTAGGAGTAAAGTTAGAGGTCGTCAGGGGTAATCATGACAACTTCCTGATCCCGATAATCAGGAGGGAGGGGGTGGAGGTGAGGGACCCGTACCTCAGGCTGGGGGATGCTGTAGTGCTCCACGGTCACATCGAGGCAGCGTTGCCCGAGGGGGTGGAGCTCATCGTGATGGGGCACGAGCATCCGGCTATAACGGTTAGGGATGAGATAAGCGCCTCCCATAAGTTCAAGGTCTTCCTGGACGGGGAGTACATGGGAGTCAGACTCCTAGTGATGCCGGCGATATCGCCCCTAGCCCCCGGCACGGACCTGCTCAGCGTGAGGAGGAGGGATCTGCTATCACCCCTCCTCAGGAAGGCTGACCTAGATAGCTTCAGAGTGATCGTAGCTGATAAAGAAGTTGGTTTAGAGGATCTGGGACCTCTTTATGCGGTGAAGATGGCTGCTAAGGTGATTAGATGAGATGCGCTGTCTTCGATATAGATAACACTCTATTCGATGCTAGAGCCAGGTACAGGGTAGCCGTATCCTTCTTCAACGTCTCCTCCCATAAGGAGCTACCTTTTAATGAGCAGAGGGAATTCTGGAGGAAGTTCCTGGACCCGGAGCTGTTCTGCCTGGACACTCCGATAGGCAGGAGCTTGGAGATGGTGCTGGATGCGAAGAGGAGGGGGTTGAGGGTGGTCCTGATAACGGGAAGGTACGAGAGCCTGAGGAGGGATACCGAGCTGCAGCTGCTGCAAGCCGGCGTACCCTACGATCAGTTACTGATGAGACCG is a window from the Candidatus Korarchaeum sp. genome containing:
- a CDS encoding HAD family acid phosphatase, which translates into the protein MRCAVFDIDNTLFDARARYRVAVSFFNVSSHKELPFNEQREFWRKFLDPELFCLDTPIGRSLEMVLDAKRRGLRVVLITGRYESLRRDTELQLLQAGVPYDQLLMRPDGNFQRDRELKITILRKLNCEVVEYHDDDLETLLEVRKVFPKALLLLHRPDGSFEIIR
- a CDS encoding metallophosphoesterase, translating into MGLEVRTFPLGVLVGEALVVADLHLGYEDALRERGVELPYEQYGWVKREIVSYVEELGPEIVVLNGDVKHELSGALSQEWREVLDLISTLKGLGVKLEVVRGNHDNFLIPIIRREGVEVRDPYLRLGDAVVLHGHIEAALPEGVELIVMGHEHPAITVRDEISASHKFKVFLDGEYMGVRLLVMPAISPLAPGTDLLSVRRRDLLSPLLRKADLDSFRVIVADKEVGLEDLGPLYAVKMAAKVIR